Below is a genomic region from Granulicella sp. L56.
TGACCTTGGCGAGACGCTTCTCTTCTTCGTCCATGCGCACGGTGATGAACTTGATCACCTGCTCGGAGACGCGGAGGCGACGCTCGATCTCTGCGATCAGCGAGCCTTCGGCGGCGATGTTCAGCAGGATGTAGAAGCCGTCGTTGAACTTGCGAACGGTATAGGCGAGCCGGCGGCGGCCCATCTTCTCGACGCTCTTGACCTCGCCGCCACCACCGGTGACGTTGGCCGAGAAACCTTCGATGAGCTTGTCGATCTCTGCTTCTTCAACGTCCGGACGGACGATGAACATAATTTCGTAAGTGCGATTCATTCGTTTACTTCTTTCTGCGAAGTTCTGCTTCGCACCGTGCCAGCGTGTCGTTTGCCGGAGCGGTTTGGAAAATCAACTGGTACTACTTCCCGTTCGGCCCTTCCGTCCCCTTCTCGGGTTCGTCTGGCCGGCGGTTGAACTCGTTCATCGCAGCGCCAACCCCTTTGGTCAGCACCACCTCGACAGCGCTGCGTGCGCGGTCGAGCACTTCATCCAACACCGCAAGCTCCTGCTTGCGGAACGGCGACAGCAAATACTCCTTGCCGCCTGCTTTGATCTCTCTGCCATCCTCGAGCGCCGGTTTCCCAACGCCGATGCGGATGCGCAGCCACTCTTCCGTGCCAAGCACGCCCGAGATCGACTTCACCCCGTTATGCCCGCCCGCCGATCCACGCTCGCGGATGCGAATCGTGCCCAGTGGAATCGCCAGTTCGTCATACAGGACGATCAGGTCCGACGACGGAACAGCAATGTCCAACTCTCGAACCAGCGCGGCCACCGAAAGCCCGCTCAGGTTCATGAAGGTCTCAGGCTTCGCCAGCAGAACCTCTTCGCCTGCCAGCGTTGCCTTCGCGGTAAGCGCTCGTCCCCGCCGGTTGGTGAGCGACACGCCGCAATCGTCTGCGATGCGGTCTACCGCAAGATACCCGGCGTTGTGCGGTGTGAACTGATACTCAATCCCGGGGTTGCCGAGTCCGACAATCAGCTTCACGCGAACGCTTCCCTTCCAAACATTGCGATGGCGGCCTTGAAGCTGACTCTCCGCTTCAAGGCCGCCGTCACACTACTTCTTTTTAGCATCGGCAGCCGGAGCAGCTTCCGCATCCGTCTTGCCCTTCTTGGCCACTTCCGGCTCGGTCGGGGCAGCGGCAACAACCTCAGCCGCAACCTCTTCCTTGACTGCCGTTACGTGGGCAACGGTTGCATTCTCATCGCCGAGGAACTTGATGCTGCCCGAGTGGGGCAGGTCGGAGACGCGAATCACGCCATGCAGCTCGAGGCCCGAGACATCGACATCAAGATGGCTCGGAATATCGTTCGGGAGGCACTCAATCTCGACCTCGCGCAGAACGTGATCCAGAATGCCGCCCTGGTTCTTCACACCGGCCGAGGTGCCGGTCAACTGGATGGGCACGGAGACGCGCATCAGCTTGTCCATCGCGATCCGCTTGAGGTCGATGTGCAGCAGCTTGCCCTTGATGGGCTCACGCTGCCAGTCGACGATCATGGCCTTGACCAGTGCCGCGCCTTCGACGTTCAGGTCGAAGATGGTGTTGTGACCGGAGTCCGAGTGCAGAATCTTGGTGATGGCCCTGGGGTCGACGGTGACCGCGACTGCATCCTGGCCTGCGCCATAGACGACCGCAGGAATCTTGCCGGCTACGCGAACGCGGCGGGCCGCATTCTTATTGAACTTGCCTTCACGAGGTGTTGCGACTACTGTCTCTGCTGTCTCTGTTGCCATAACGAAACTTCTTCCTTTCGGGCACGAGGTTGAGCCTCGCTCCCTTTACCGCTCGTTGCAATAAAACCGCTAGTTGAACAGCGTACTGACGCTGGTCTCCATATGAATGCTCTCGATGGCGCGTCCCAACAGCCCGGCGATCGAAAGCACTTTAATCTTCGGCACCCGCAACGCATCTTCGCGCAGCGGAATGGTATTGGTCACGATCAGTTCTTCCAATCGTGAATTTGCGATGCGCTCAACGGCCGGTCCGGACAGCACCGCATGGGTCGCGCACGCATAAACTTTTTCCGCGCCCTGTTCGAGCAGCGCATCCACCGTCTTCACCATGGTTCCGGCGGTGTCGATAATGTCGTCGAGGATCAAACACGTGCGGCCCTTTACGTCGCCGATCACGTTCATCACCTCAGTCACATTAATGTCGGTCCGCCGCTTGTCAACGATGGCCAACGGTACATCCAGCTTCTTGGCGAAGAATCTCGCCCTTTCCACGCCGCCCGCATCGGGCGATACCACGGTCAGGTTCGGCAGCTCCAGGTCCCGGAAGTAGCTCACCAGCACCGGGCTGGCAAACAGATGGTCCACCGGGATATTGAAGAAGCCTTGAATCTGTGCTGCGTGAAGATCGACCAACAACGCCCGGTTTGCACCAGCCGTCGTGAGCAGATCGGCAACCAGCTTCGACGTGATCGCTACGCGGGGCCGGTCCTTGCGGTCCTGTCTCGCATAGCCGTAGTACGGCATCACCACCGTGATTCGCCCGGCTGATGCGCGCTTCAGTGCGTCCATCATAATCAGCAGCTCAACAAGATGCTGATCGACAGGGAAGCAGGTAGGCTGCACCAGAAAGACGTCCGCGCCGCGAACGTTTTCGAGCAGTTGAAAATGAACCTCGCCGTCGGAGAATCTCTGCAACCGGGTCTCGCCCAGCGGCACACCGACGAACTTGCAGATCTCATCGCACAAGGCGGGATTAGCCGATCCGCAAAAAATCTTGATGCGCTTGCTCTCGCTCAGCTTTCCGGAGCGCTTTTTTTCCGGGGCCGTCTTGCTTTGTCCGCTTTGGGCGGCTTGCGTCGGTGCAGACTGGGAGTCAAGCTCCTCAGTCTGCCCTGAAATAGGGGAAAGAACTGCAGTCGTGTCTTGTTCGTTCACGTTGAAACCCTCCAGGCTGGTTGACCTTGGTAGTTCCTGCTGCCTTGTCTCGCGGAGCCTTGTTGCGGCCCCGTAGGTCTCTCGAAAAATCCTTGTTGCGAATACTGCGAAAGCTAAAGACGATGTTCCTTCAAACTTCTGACTTCTTCATCCGCCACGTTGCTGCGGACCAAAAACCATTCAACTTCTGCGGCACATTGCTGCCGCCAAAAGAACCCTAAATTGATGCCGCATCCGGCGTCGACATTTTGGTTGGGCGACTAGGATTCGAACCTAGACAAAGAGATTCAAAGTCTCTTGACCTACCGTTAGTCGATCGCCCAGTATGCCGCCGGCCCGTTGTTGCCGGCGAAGCTACCCTGCGAACATTCTCTCCCAGTAAGCCGCCCTGGGCAAAGTTTCCGTCAGGAAAGTCCTAACCCCAGCTTGCGTTGCAGCCGACTGGATACGCTGTTGAGCTGCTCGCGCCCCTGCGTCGGACCGGTAAAGTCCAAACAGAGCCGAACCCGAGCCAGAGAGCGCCGCATACAACGCAGGAGCTTCTGAGTCAGTACCCGTCAATAGACGCTTGGTTTCACGCAGGGAGGGATAAGCAGGAAAGACGACCTGTTCAAAGTCGTTTTCAACCCCGGTGCGGACAAGCGAGAGAAGGGTATTCTCCGCGAGACCGTTCGGCACACCTCTCTGAACATCATCAGAGCTCCCCTGTTTTTTCTCAGGATTCAGGTTGCGAACGATACCGGAAGTGCCAGGCTCTGCATACAAGGACGCATAAGCGAGACTCAACTCCATAAGTCTATCGTGTTCAACAGACGCCGTCAATGTCTTCCCCGCTGCCAGCGCATCCCAGTCGCGAAAGGCCTGCGGGGTGGAGACCCCGACATTCGGCACCGCGATCAGGCAGGCTGTTCGCGGCAGATCTGGCAGTGGGACCACCTGCTCTCCACGGCCCAGTCCCAGAACCGCGCCGCCTAGCAGAAACAGTGGAACATCCGATCCCACGGCGGCAGCTAGCTTAAGCCGCGTCGCGCCTGGCAGCGCCAGATTCAGCTCCCGTTCGAGGGCAATCAGCGCAGCGGCAGCGTTCGCGCTCCCTGCTCCCATACCGCCCTGGATCGGAAGGTTCTTCTCAATCGAAATTTCAACTTCGGCCGTTATTCCTAACCGTTCAAGACACTGTTCGACGATCTTCCAGGCGGTATTTCTGCCATCGAGCGGAACCCTGGCGTGA
It encodes:
- a CDS encoding 50S ribosomal protein L25, yielding MATETAETVVATPREGKFNKNAARRVRVAGKIPAVVYGAGQDAVAVTVDPRAITKILHSDSGHNTIFDLNVEGAALVKAMIVDWQREPIKGKLLHIDLKRIAMDKLMRVSVPIQLTGTSAGVKNQGGILDHVLREVEIECLPNDIPSHLDVDVSGLELHGVIRVSDLPHSGSIKFLGDENATVAHVTAVKEEVAAEVVAAAPTEPEVAKKGKTDAEAAPAADAKKK
- a CDS encoding ribose-phosphate diphosphokinase, coding for MSESKRIKIFCGSANPALCDEICKFVGVPLGETRLQRFSDGEVHFQLLENVRGADVFLVQPTCFPVDQHLVELLIMMDALKRASAGRITVVMPYYGYARQDRKDRPRVAITSKLVADLLTTAGANRALLVDLHAAQIQGFFNIPVDHLFASPVLVSYFRDLELPNLTVVSPDAGGVERARFFAKKLDVPLAIVDKRRTDINVTEVMNVIGDVKGRTCLILDDIIDTAGTMVKTVDALLEQGAEKVYACATHAVLSGPAVERIANSRLEELIVTNTIPLREDALRVPKIKVLSIAGLLGRAIESIHMETSVSTLFN
- the ispE gene encoding 4-(cytidine 5'-diphospho)-2-C-methyl-D-erythritol kinase; this translates as MATRVRSYSKINLGLAIGPARADGFHGLTTLYQTLDLHDVVTVTAQRAVSTRLALTSNHARVPLDGRNTAWKIVEQCLERLGITAEVEISIEKNLPIQGGMGAGSANAAAALIALERELNLALPGATRLKLAAAVGSDVPLFLLGGAVLGLGRGEQVVPLPDLPRTACLIAVPNVGVSTPQAFRDWDALAAGKTLTASVEHDRLMELSLAYASLYAEPGTSGIVRNLNPEKKQGSSDDVQRGVPNGLAENTLLSLVRTGVENDFEQVVFPAYPSLRETKRLLTGTDSEAPALYAALSGSGSALFGLYRSDAGARAAQQRIQSAATQAGVRTFLTETLPRAAYWERMFAG
- the rpsF gene encoding 30S ribosomal protein S6 → MNRTYEIMFIVRPDVEEAEIDKLIEGFSANVTGGGGEVKSVEKMGRRRLAYTVRKFNDGFYILLNIAAEGSLIAEIERRLRVSEQVIKFITVRMDEEEKRLAKVKALRDSKVKRSAQPVAQAPQAPAAAPDAVAAPEAPVAAPETVATEAPAAAPETVAAEAPSENAAV
- the pth gene encoding aminoacyl-tRNA hydrolase, with translation MKLIVGLGNPGIEYQFTPHNAGYLAVDRIADDCGVSLTNRRGRALTAKATLAGEEVLLAKPETFMNLSGLSVAALVRELDIAVPSSDLIVLYDELAIPLGTIRIRERGSAGGHNGVKSISGVLGTEEWLRIRIGVGKPALEDGREIKAGGKEYLLSPFRKQELAVLDEVLDRARSAVEVVLTKGVGAAMNEFNRRPDEPEKGTEGPNGK